The Ictalurus punctatus breed USDA103 chromosome 9, Coco_2.0, whole genome shotgun sequence genome contains a region encoding:
- the qrsl1 gene encoding glutamyl-tRNA(Gln) amidotransferase subunit A, mitochondrial, translating to MLGLSIKEVSAALREGKLSATELCRKCLQRIKKTRHLNAYITVTEELAMKQAQEADDRLLRGKSLGPLDGIPFSVKDNFCTENVATTCASRMLRGYRPPFNATVVQKLLDQGAVLVGKTNLDEFAMGSGSTDGAFGPVRNPWSYAAPYRTLGHGTDPESDWVIAGGSSGGSAAAVASLSSFLALGSDTGGSTRNPGSLCGVVALKPSYGLLSRHGLIPLVNSMDVPGIMSRSVHDAAITLGVLQGQDEKDSTTVQAPHSPTALPQEFDVRDLCVGVPKEYHAPGLSAETLSQWTRVAAMFEGAGARVREVSLPHTQYSIVCYHVLCCCEVASNMARFDGLQYGHRSAVESSTEALYASTRHEGFNDVVRRRVLSGNYFLLKQNYERYFVKAQQIRRLITEDFRRVFSSGVDVLLTPTTLSDAATYSDFIQEDNRTRSAQDDIFTQPVNLAGLPAVTVPACLSGRGLPVSLQLIGRRLQDRKLLAVAHWLERQLDFPLIRFHEEDDAQETKSERNRARERTSGS from the exons ATGCTGGGTTTATCCATAAAAGAG GTGTCTGCAGCTCTGAGGGAAGGAAAGCTCTCGGCTACGGAGCTGTGCAGAAAATGTCTGCAGCGCATCAAGAAGACACGCCACCTCAACGCCTACATCACTGTTACAGAGGAACTGGCAATGAAACAGGCACAGGAAGCGGACGACAGGCTGCTcagag GTAAATCTCTTGGCCCACTGGATGGGATTCCTTTCTCCGTAAAAGacaacttctgcacagagaacGTAGCGACGACGTGCGCCTCTCGCATGCTACGCG GTTATCGTCCTCCGTTTAACGCTACAGTGGTCCAGAAGTTACTGGATCAGGGGGCTGTGCTCGTTGGGAAGACCAACTTGGACGAGTTCGCTATGGG atcggGCAGCACTGATGGAGCGTTCGGTCCTGTGAGAAACCCCTGGAGTTACGCTGCTCCGTACCGGACGCTCGGCCACGGAACAGATCCGGAGTCTGATTGGGTGATTGCAGGCGGGAGTTCAGGAGGAAGTGCAGCTGCCGTGGCGTCTCTGAGCAGCTTCCT tgcaCTGGGCTCCGATACGGGCGGTTCCACTCGTAACCCCGGCTCCCTGTGTGGCGTCGTGGCTCTGAAGCCCAGCTACGGTCTGCTGTCTCGTCACGGCCTCATCCCCCTCGTCAACTCCATGGACGTCCCGGGCATCATGAGCAGAAGCGTCCACGACGCCGCCATCACACTCG GAGTTCTTCAGGGTCAGGATGAAAAAGACTCGACTACAGTCCAGGCTCCTCACTCTCCCACTGCTCTCCCTCAGGAGTTCGACGTCAGGGATCTCTGCGTGGGCGTCCCAAAG gagtACCACGCTCCGGGTCTGTCGGCCGAGACGCTGTCTCAGTGGACCCGTGTGGCGGCCATGTTTGAGGGAGCTGGAGCGCGGGTGCGTGAGGTGTCGCTCCCTCACACTCAGTACTCCATCGTGTGCTACCACGTGCTCTGCTGCTGCGAGGTGGCGTCCAACATGGCGCGCTTCGACGGCCTGCAGTACG GTCACCGCAGTGCAGTGGAGAGCTCGACCGAAGCGCTGTACGCCTCCACACGGCACGAGGGCTTCAACGACGTCGTGCGGCGTAGGGTCCTCTCGGGAAACTACTTCCTGTTGAAACA GAACTACGAGCGCTACTTCGTGAAGGCCCAGCAGATCAGACGTCTGATCACGGAGGATTTCCGGCGCGTGTTCTCCTCGGGCGTGGACGTCCTCCTCACGCCCACCACGCTGAGCGACGCGGCGACCTACTCCGACTTCATCCAGGAAGACAATCGCACACGCAGCGCTCAGGACGACATCTTCACCCAGCCGGTCAACTTAGCAG GTCTCCCCGCCGTCACCGTCCCGGCGTGCCTCTCCGGCCGAGGACTTCCCGTCAGCCTGCAGCTGATTGGCCGGCGCCTCCAGGACAGGAAGTTGCTAGCGGTGGCTCACTGGCTGGAGCGGCAGCTGGATTTCCCTCTCATCAGATTTCACGAAGAAGACGACGCACAGGAGACGAAATCGGAGCGGAACAGAGCGCGAGAACGCACGTCAGGGTCGTGA